The sequence below is a genomic window from Sulfurovum zhangzhouensis.
GTCTTGATTTCGTAACTCTCCAGAAGAAACAGAATCATCAAAGAAAATCATAATTTCAGTGATAAATCCGGAAACACAAACCATCCCTTCACAACCTTGATGAAAGACTTCACGATTAGAAAGATATACACGTAAAAAATACTCAATCATCTCTGGCCTATCTTTCGCCATCATGAAATAAATCTCAACAATCTTCTCAATCTTTTCTTTAGCACTTACATTCATTATATTAACTTTATGTATCTCTTCTCCTAATGCTTTAGAAGTATACTTGATAATTTCCTGTGCCAAGATATCTTTAGATGAAAAATAATTATAGACATTTCCCGCACTCATTTGGAGCTTCGCAGCAATATCAGGAATAGTTGTCTTATGAAAACCATTTACGGAAAAAAGTTGCAAAGCCGCTTTTATAATAGATTCTCGTTTTAATGCTTTCTTCTTTTCTGCTTTCACAAATATCCTTTTTTTTCATTGCAAGTATTCTAACATAAAATATTATATACTATTAACCATCTACTCAAAAAACTATTACCTGTCACCCTAATATACTTACCAAAGATTTCATTTTAAATCTTTCTCAATAAATGTAAATAATAAATCATTATTCTTTCTAAATATTTACATTTATACCCCAATGTATGGAGTTTATACTATTATTTACTCTATAATACATAACCGTTTTAGGAGAACATAACTATGACAGTAAGAAGAAAATTCAAAAAAGATACTGTAAATACTGTGAAGCAAAAATAGACTTCATCGATTATAAAGATTTGGCTCAACTTAAATTCTCACTCTCT
It includes:
- a CDS encoding TetR/AcrR family transcriptional regulator, yielding MKAEKKKALKRESIIKAALQLFSVNGFHKTTIPDIAAKLQMSAGNVYNYFSSKDILAQEIIKYTSKALGEEIHKVNIMNVSAKEKIEKIVEIYFMMAKDRPEMIEYFLRVYLSNREVFHQGCEGMVCVSGFITEIMIFFDDSVSSGELRNQDFFSAFGLFMGYLGGMVFLNGEEVLPKPIEEYIHDISFNIYNALKA